In Frondihabitans sp. PAMC 28766, a genomic segment contains:
- a CDS encoding DUF805 domain-containing protein, whose product MSYAPPPAYQPPASLSQGEPPLNQPYYGAPFSVAVRRYVAKYATFSGRASRSEYWWWQLVAAVVGIVYSILNSALRGAHAGPTNVYFTSPGQSVVEILYFIWALANIVPSLALAWRRLHDTNRSGAWYFIALIPIVGGIILLVWFCSADKGEGRRFDR is encoded by the coding sequence GTGTCATATGCACCGCCGCCCGCTTACCAGCCGCCCGCTTCCCTGTCGCAGGGTGAGCCTCCGCTGAATCAGCCCTACTACGGCGCGCCTTTCTCGGTGGCCGTGCGGCGCTACGTCGCCAAGTACGCCACCTTCTCGGGCCGTGCGAGTCGGTCCGAATACTGGTGGTGGCAGCTCGTCGCCGCTGTCGTCGGCATCGTCTACTCGATCCTCAACTCCGCGCTGCGGGGTGCGCACGCCGGCCCGACGAACGTCTACTTCACGAGCCCCGGGCAGTCCGTCGTCGAGATCCTCTACTTCATCTGGGCGTTGGCGAACATCGTGCCGTCGCTGGCCCTCGCCTGGCGCCGCCTCCACGACACCAACCGTTCGGGCGCGTGGTACTTCATCGCGCTGATCCCGATCGTGGGCGGCATCATCCTGCTCGTCTGGTTCTGCAGCGCCGACAAGGGCGAGGGGCGGCGGTTCGACCGGTAA
- a CDS encoding DUF1206 domain-containing protein, with amino-acid sequence MSEAGKTTGSGAAEAANAIGDAADKAGDTADRAADTAQDVADDASASKPFRIAARSGYVVNGVLHVLIGVIAIRISTGNGGTGQADQSGALRQIARAPGGVVILWLLVVGLAALGVWQIAHLVRSRGSQREHLWSHRFGDVSRAVVFFAIAVTAFTFARGSSTDSTKASKTLSARILQAPGGELLLIAVGLTVLGVGVYFVARGVSLKFRNDLSVPAMPMGAVVTVAGPVGYIAKGVALGVVGVLFVVAAWTFDPQKATGLDGALLTLAHLRFGRVILLAVGIGVIVYGLYLGARARWGKLD; translated from the coding sequence ATGAGCGAGGCGGGCAAGACGACCGGGTCGGGTGCGGCCGAGGCCGCGAACGCGATCGGCGATGCAGCCGACAAAGCGGGAGACACCGCCGACAGGGCGGCAGACACCGCCCAGGACGTCGCCGACGACGCATCCGCGAGCAAACCCTTCCGCATCGCGGCGCGCAGCGGGTACGTCGTCAACGGCGTGCTGCACGTGTTGATCGGCGTCATCGCCATCAGGATCTCGACGGGCAACGGCGGCACGGGCCAGGCCGACCAGTCGGGGGCGCTGCGTCAGATCGCCCGGGCTCCCGGTGGCGTCGTGATCCTGTGGCTGCTCGTCGTCGGTCTCGCAGCCCTCGGTGTCTGGCAGATCGCTCACCTCGTGCGGTCGCGCGGTAGTCAGCGCGAGCACCTGTGGTCGCATCGCTTCGGCGACGTCAGCCGGGCCGTGGTGTTCTTCGCCATCGCGGTGACGGCGTTCACGTTCGCGCGCGGCAGCTCGACCGACTCGACGAAGGCCTCGAAGACGCTCAGCGCGCGGATCCTGCAGGCCCCCGGCGGCGAGCTGCTGCTGATCGCGGTGGGCCTCACCGTGCTCGGCGTCGGTGTCTACTTCGTCGCTCGCGGCGTCTCGCTGAAGTTCCGCAACGACCTGTCGGTGCCCGCGATGCCGATGGGTGCCGTGGTGACGGTGGCCGGGCCCGTCGGTTATATCGCCAAGGGCGTCGCGCTCGGTGTCGTCGGCGTGCTGTTCGTGGTGGCGGCGTGGACCTTCGACCCGCAGAAGGCGACGGGCCTGGACGGCGCGCTGCTCACCCTCGCGCACCTGCGATTCGGTCGGGTCATCCTGCTCGCCGTCGGCATCGGCGTGATCGTCTACGGCCTCTATCTCGGGGCGCGGGCGCGGTGGGGGAAGCTCGACTGA